One window of Pseudoalteromonas aliena SW19 genomic DNA carries:
- a CDS encoding 2-thiouracil desulfurase family protein: MEKILVSSCLLGQPVRYDGRGHAILHPQLNLWQKQNRLIVFCPEVAGGLPIPVAC; encoded by the coding sequence ATGGAAAAGATATTAGTATCGAGTTGCTTGCTAGGACAGCCTGTTCGCTACGATGGTAGGGGGCACGCAATTTTGCATCCACAGCTTAATTTGTGGCAAAAACAAAATAGATTAATAGTGTTTTGTCCTGAGGTCGCTGGTGGACTTCCTATACCTGTGGCGTGTTGA
- a CDS encoding DUF523 domain-containing protein, whose amino-acid sequence MPKYQTVCCKINHERSTRPISPAEIIQGRVVTNLGENVTEQFQTGANIALELCKKNQVRFALLKESSPSCGRNTIYDGKHRGVKIEGLGLTAALLIKNGIQVFSEEQIPALIKVLAL is encoded by the coding sequence TTGCCTAAATACCAAACAGTCTGCTGCAAAATCAATCACGAAAGGTCAACACGCCCTATATCCCCTGCTGAAATAATTCAGGGGAGAGTAGTTACTAATTTAGGAGAAAATGTAACAGAACAGTTTCAAACTGGAGCTAATATAGCGTTAGAACTGTGTAAAAAGAATCAAGTTCGTTTTGCCCTACTTAAAGAATCGAGCCCTTCTTGCGGACGAAATACAATATATGATGGAAAGCATCGCGGAGTAAAAATCGAAGGACTGGGTTTAACTGCTGCATTATTAATAAAAAATGGTATTCAAGTATTTAGTGAAGAGCAAATACCAGCACTTATAAAAGTACTGGCACTTTAA
- the trmA gene encoding tRNA (uridine(54)-C5)-methyltransferase TrmA: MAVIKIDTTQYDAQLSEKEQRIRAQFQRFGVEQLEVFSSEPTNYRQRAEFRVWHDGDDLFHIMFDQQTKDKIRVDTFDPAAPLVGEIMQVMIENLKPCEILRRKLFQIDYLSTLSGEILVSLLYHKPLDDEWLNEIKALKEKLSSKYKIDFIGRARKQKEVLGDDFVTERLTVNGRELIYQQVENSFTQPNAKVNISMLEWAQNLCKPLKNDLLELYCGNGNFSIALAGSFNKVLATEISKSSVHSAQYNIAKNNVENLDIIRMSSEEFTQAMNGERTFSRLDGIDLKSYDCQTILVDPPRAGMDELTCDLVANYESIIYISCNPETLERDLDLLTRTHNVKRFAIFDQFPYTHHIESGVFLQRK, from the coding sequence ATGGCAGTTATTAAAATCGATACCACACAATACGATGCACAATTAAGCGAGAAAGAGCAGCGAATACGTGCACAGTTCCAACGTTTTGGTGTAGAACAATTAGAAGTATTTAGTTCAGAGCCAACTAACTACCGTCAACGTGCTGAATTTAGAGTATGGCATGATGGCGACGATCTGTTTCATATAATGTTTGATCAACAAACAAAAGACAAAATCCGTGTTGATACGTTTGATCCAGCAGCACCTTTAGTAGGTGAAATAATGCAGGTGATGATTGAAAACCTTAAGCCTTGCGAAATATTACGTCGTAAGTTATTTCAAATAGATTACCTATCAACGCTAAGTGGTGAAATTTTAGTAAGTTTGCTTTATCACAAGCCACTAGATGATGAATGGTTAAATGAAATTAAAGCGCTTAAAGAAAAACTGAGCAGTAAATACAAAATTGACTTCATTGGCCGTGCTCGCAAACAAAAAGAAGTGCTGGGTGATGACTTTGTAACTGAACGCTTAACAGTTAATGGTCGCGAGCTTATTTACCAACAAGTAGAAAACAGTTTCACTCAGCCTAATGCTAAAGTAAATATTAGTATGCTGGAGTGGGCACAAAATTTATGTAAACCACTTAAAAATGATTTATTAGAGCTTTACTGTGGCAACGGTAACTTTTCAATTGCGTTAGCTGGTTCGTTTAATAAAGTGTTGGCAACAGAGATATCAAAATCATCTGTACACTCTGCTCAATACAATATTGCTAAAAACAACGTAGAGAACTTAGATATTATTCGTATGTCGAGTGAAGAATTCACCCAAGCTATGAACGGTGAGCGTACTTTCTCTCGTTTAGACGGTATTGACCTTAAAAGCTATGACTGCCAAACCATATTAGTTGATCCACCGCGCGCGGGCATGGATGAATTAACCTGTGACTTAGTGGCTAACTACGAAAGCATAATTTATATATCGTGTAATCCTGAAACCCTTGAGCGTGACCTTGATCTCTTAACACGTACGCACAACGTTAAGCGCTTTGCTATATTTGATCAGTTCCCATATACACATCACATTGAGTCTGGTGTTTTTTTACAACGCAAATAA
- a CDS encoding DUF5610 domain-containing protein — translation MKINNFGFMPNNNINKFNNKVTIPQPTIKSPQDSYQQSGKELAAKVLGDKMAEQLGLPVAEKKADKSLFDFGEVVKNVLDFVTGTLKNAKANGADDDKLKGILGEARKGVQMGIDDAIDELKGTGVFNTDIEEGINKSKEGIFNGLNKLEDDLFNPQPASVSISQAQYASLSNNAEYKFTTAEGDEVSISFSDSFESQSASSYQKQGNSEGYISESSQSRELSFSMSVNGDLNEDEQKAINELMEDIQGVSKTFFSGDLDKAFEEAQALSLDNEQLVAFSMDLRQTKTVATIKSYEEYRPIPEKAVSEKIAPFNDDLKEVYTKAADLGLQSQLSGIMEWLNQDQSEIDKLVDYTKAMFENLDQLNTAADELANLESPQS, via the coding sequence ATGAAAATCAATAATTTTGGCTTTATGCCAAATAACAATATCAATAAATTCAATAATAAAGTAACGATACCACAGCCAACAATTAAGTCTCCTCAAGATAGTTATCAACAAAGCGGGAAAGAACTTGCTGCAAAAGTGTTGGGCGATAAGATGGCTGAGCAACTTGGCTTACCTGTTGCTGAGAAAAAAGCAGATAAGTCATTATTTGATTTTGGCGAGGTAGTTAAAAATGTACTCGATTTTGTGACAGGTACACTCAAAAATGCGAAGGCTAATGGTGCTGATGATGACAAGCTCAAAGGCATACTTGGTGAAGCCCGCAAAGGTGTGCAAATGGGGATTGATGATGCAATTGATGAATTAAAAGGTACCGGTGTATTTAATACCGATATTGAAGAAGGCATTAATAAGTCCAAAGAAGGTATCTTTAATGGTCTTAATAAGCTTGAAGATGATTTGTTTAACCCACAACCGGCGAGTGTGAGTATTAGTCAGGCTCAATACGCTAGTTTAAGCAATAACGCTGAATACAAATTTACTACTGCAGAAGGTGATGAAGTTAGTATTAGCTTCTCCGACTCTTTTGAGTCACAGTCAGCGAGCAGTTATCAAAAGCAGGGAAATAGTGAAGGGTATATAAGTGAATCATCGCAGTCTCGAGAGTTATCATTTTCTATGTCGGTTAATGGTGATTTAAATGAAGATGAACAAAAAGCGATTAATGAACTAATGGAAGACATACAAGGAGTGAGTAAAACTTTTTTTAGTGGCGATTTAGACAAAGCATTTGAAGAAGCGCAAGCGTTGAGTTTAGATAACGAACAGTTAGTCGCTTTCTCAATGGATTTAAGACAAACCAAAACGGTTGCAACGATAAAAAGCTACGAAGAATACAGACCAATACCAGAGAAGGCGGTCTCGGAAAAAATAGCCCCTTTTAATGACGATTTAAAAGAAGTTTATACAAAAGCAGCCGACCTGGGTCTGCAAAGCCAATTATCGGGTATTATGGAATGGTTAAATCAAGATCAAAGCGAGATTGATAAATTAGTTGATTATACCAAAGCAATGTTTGAAAACCTGGATCAGCTAAATACTGCGGCAGATGAGCTGGCTAATCTAGAATCACCGCAAAGTTAA